ATCACCAACGTCATCGCCGCCGTCCTGATGGCCTATTTCGGTACGGGTCCGGTGCGCGGTTTCGCCATCGTCCTGCTGATCGGCATCGCGACTTCGGTCTTCACCGCCGTCACGTTGACCCGCATGTGGGTCGCCGGCTGGTTGCGCAAAGCGCGGCCCGCAGACTTGAACCTGTAAGGGGAGAGGACATATGAAGCTCCTCAAGCTGATTCCCGACCACACCAACATCCACTTCCTGAAGTGGCGGATCCCGTTCTACGTCGTCAGCTTCCTGCTGATCGCGGCGTCGATCGGGCTGGTCGCCACCAAGGGCCTGAACCTGGGCGTCGATTTTGTCGGCGGGCAGGTGATCCGCGTGACGTTCGAAGGCAGCACCGATGCGCCGGTGGCGCAGCTGCGCGAGGAAGTCGACAAGCTGGGTTACGGCGAGCCGATCATCCAGCGCTTCGGCCAGGCGAACGAAATCTCGATCCGCATGAAGCTGCCAGTGGGTACGGATAAAAATCCCAAGCTCGCCAGCGCGATGGCGAACACGATCAAGGCCGATATCGTCAAGAACCACCCCGGGGCCAAGATCGGCAGCGTCGATTCGGTTTCCGGTAAGGTCTCAGGCGAACTCGGCCGCAGCGCCATGCTGGCGCTTGGCCTGGCGGCGATTGCGGTGGCGATCTACATCTGGGTGCGCTTCGAATGGCAGTTCGGCGTAGGCGCGCTGTTCAGCCTTATTCATGACGTGACCCTGACGATGGGCATGTTCGCGCTGACGCAGATGGAGTTCGACCTCAACATCGTGGCCGCGCTGCTGACGCTGATCGGTTACTCGCTCAACGACACCATCGTCGTCTACGACCGCATCCGCGAGAACCTAAAGAAGTATCGCAAGATGCCGATGCCCGAGCTGCTCGACCTTTCGGTCAACGAGACTCTGGCGCGTACCATCGTGACCTCGCTGTCGATGCTGATCACCCTGCTGGCGCTGCTGTTGCTGGGCCCTGACGTGATCTTCGGCTTTACCGCCGCGATCGTGCTGGGCATCTTCGTCGGTACTTACAGCTCGATCTACATGGCCGCGCCGATCCTGATCTGGCTGGGCGTGAAGCCCGACAGCTTCGTGACCACGGAGAGCGCGATCGACCGTCAGGACCGCCTTGCCCGTGAAGCGGGTGCCCCCAAGAGGGGCTGATCCGCACACGCGGTCTGCGAAAAAGGAAAGGGCGGCGCATGATGCGCCGCCCTTTTTCGTTGCGGGGTTGTTCGCGGCGCCAGGGGTGATCCGGGACGCGCTCAGCTTTTGGGTTTGGTCAGCACTTTCGCAACGCTGACGAACTCTGCCACCGAAAGCGTTTCGGCGCGGCGCTGGGCGTCGATCCCCAGGCTCTCCAAAGCCTCCAGCGCGCCGGGCACGCCCTTCAGGCTTTGGCGCAGCATCTTGCGGCGCTGGCCGAAGGCGGCCTCCGTCACCCGTTCCAGCACCCGCATCGATACGCCTTCAGGCGCTTCGGCCGGGGTGACGTGGACGATTGCCGACATGACCTTGGGCGCGGGGGTGAAGGCGCTGCGGTGGACCTTCATCGCCAGCTTCGCGGTGGAGCGCCACTGCGCCAGAACCGCAAGGCGGCCATAGGCGGAGGTATCCGGCTCGGCGATGATGCGGCGGGCCACTTCCTCCTGGAACATCAGGGTCAGCGAAGCCCACTGCGGCGGCCAGGTTTCACCTGAAAGCCAGCCGATAAACAGCGCCGTGCCGACGTTGTACGGCAAGTTGGCGACGATGTGATAAGGGCCGTCGAACAGCGAGGCCGGGGTGATCTTGAGAGCATCGCCCTCGATGACTTTCAGCTTGCCGGGAAACGCTGCTTCCACTTCCGCGAGCGCGGGCAGGCAGCGCGGGTCCATTTCGACAGCGGTGACGCTGGCGCCTGCACGCAGCAACGCCCGCGTCAGGCCGCCAGGACCGGGGCCGACTTCGAGGACATGCTGGTCGCCGAGCGAACTGGGGATCGCGGCGATGCGGTCCAGCAGATTTTCGTCGAGAAGGAAATTCTGGCCCAGCGCCTTGGAGGCCGAAAGGCCATGCCGGGCGATGACTTCGCGCAAGGGCGGCAGGCTGGGGGTGGGAACGGTGGTCAAAGGGATCTCCTGGCGGCGCATTCACCCGCCATGCGGATCGCGGCGATCATGGCGCCGGCGCTGGCTTGGTGTTTACCGGCGATGGCGAAGGCGGTGCCGTGGTCTGGCGAGGTGCGCACAATGGGCAGGCCGAGGGTGACGTTCACGCCCTTATCGAAATCCAGCGTCTTTATCGGGATCAGTGCCTGATCGTGGTACATGCACAAGGCCACGTCGTAGCGGGTTCGTTCGTGCGCTGCGAAAAGGGCATCGGCGGGATGCGGGCCGGTGACAGTCAGCCCCTCGCTGCGCAGCGCGGCGATGGCGGGGGCGATGACGTCGCGGTCTTCAGTGCCCATGCGCCCGTCCTCACCCGCGTGGGGGTTGAGGCCGGTGATCGCGATGCGCGGGGCGGCAAGGCCGAAATCGCGGGCGAGCGCGAGGGCGACGATGCGGGCCTTGCGCTCGATCAGTTCGCGGGTGACGAGGCCGGGTACGGCGCTGAGTGCTTCGTGGACGGTCAGCGGCACAGTGCGCAGCGACGGACCGGCCAGCATCATCACCGCGTCTTCGTGCGGAACGCCGCAGGCGTCGGCAAGGAATTCGGTCTGTCCGGGCTGGGTGAACCCGACGGCCGCCAGCCTGGACTTGGCGATCGGCCCGGTAACCACCGCGCCCGCCTCCCCGGACAGCGCCAACTGCGTAGCGCGTGTGAGCGAATGGAGGGCGAGCCGGGCGCCGTCTACGGTCGGCTCGCCGAAAGAGGGTGCGCAGTCCTCGTCGCCCAGAACGGGCAGGGCGGCGGCGAATGTGGCCAGCGCATCTTGCGGGTGAGCAATGGGCGCTATCGCAAGGTCGAGACCAAGCGTGGCGGCGGCCGCTCGCAGGACGGCCGCGCCGCCGACGACGAAGAACGGGACAAGCTCCTGTTCTTCGCGCCGAACCCATGCCGTGACGATGACTTCGGGGGCGATGCCCGCCGGGTCGCCCAGCGAAACGGCGAGCGGCAAAATGGTGTGCGGGGCCGCCCCCGTCTTTCCAGGGGTCATGTCAGCAGCCCCGCCCGAAGATCAATTGTATTCGATGATCGCGTCACGGCGCAGATCGCGCAGGTAGGTCTGCGCGCGCTTGTTGACGCGGTCGTCCTCTAGCTGCGCCTGGAGCTGTTCGAAGCTCGGGCCGTCGTTGACCTGCGGATCGTCGCGGCCGCAGAGCATGAGGATGCGAATACCCTCGTCGAGCGAGCCGAACGGGGGCAGCGTTTCGCCGGGCGAAAGCTGGAGGATCGAGGTCTGGATCTGGGCGGGCAGATCGCGTGCCTTGACCTGATCGTTGGTAACGACCTGGGCGCCAAGACCGGTTGCGACCTTGTCGACATCGCCGCAGCCCTTGGCCGCCTTGATGCCGGCCGCGAAGGATTCGGCGCGCTTGCCGGCCTCGGCCTCGCTGACGCCCTTGGGGAAGGGCAGCGAGATCTGCTTCAGCGACAGGACCGCATCGCGCGGATCGGCGGTGAGGACCTGACGCTTGTCGATCAGGTAGAGGATGTCGAAACCGCCGGGCACTTCGACCGGGCCGACCAGCTGGCCGGTTTCAAGGTCACGCGCGACGACCTGCAGTTCGCTGGGAAGCTGGGCAAGGCGGACCCAGCCCAGGTCGCCGCCTACCGATGCGGTGGTGGCTTCCGAATACTGGCGCGCATAAGCGACGAAGCTGCCGCCCGAGCGCAGCTGCTGCACGATCTTCGTGGCGTTTTCATAGACCTGCTGGCGCGCGTCCGGCGCCGCCGACATGTAGATCTCGCCGAGACGGTATTCTTCGGTGCCCTTGGCCGCCTTGAGGCGGGAAAGGTTCTCGTTCACTTCGTCGTCGGAGACGTTGATGAAGGGCTGGACGTTGCGCTGCAGCAGGTTTTGCCACGACAGTTCGCCGCGGATCTGGCGCTTCAGCGATTCCGGCGAGGAGCCGATACGCTTGAGGTAAGCGTCCATTGCGCCGACGTTCTGGTTGAAGTTCTGCTGCGCCACGCGGGCGTAGGACTGGTCGATCTGGGCGTCGGCGACAGATACATCGGCAGCCTTGGCTTCCTGGATCTGCAGCGTCTCGTCGATGAGGTTGCGCAGGATCTGCAGGCGCAGGCGCTTCATTTCCTCGTCGTCGATCTTGCCCTGGTTGGCTGCGACGATGAGGGCGAGGCGCTGGTCGACGTCGGTGCCGGTAATCACGTCGCCGTTCACCACGGCCGTGGCGCGGCGGAGGTTGGGATTGTCGTTGCCGAAAATCTTAACGTCGTCAGGGATGACGATCTCGCCCTGGGGCGCGGACTGCGCCTGAACCATGCCGGCGCCGAGCGCCGAAGCGAGTGCGGCCAGGCTGCCGACGGAAACGAATGCTCGCCTGATGAACCTGCTGCGCCTGGTCTGGCTGAGCGTATTGACTGCTTGCACCGTGATTTCAATCCCGTCTTCGACCGGCCGAAGCCGGATCATCCCGGGCAGGCGCCCTGCTGGAGCGGCCTGCCGTATCGTATTGCGTACCTATCCCCACGTGCCCCGGGGCGGCTTAACTGAAAATGAGCACACCCGATAGCGGCTTTGCTCGGGAGTGCCAATGTTTCCGGCACGTACATTGAGGGATGTCGGCGCCGGCTTCGACATGCCCGCCCAAAGCGGGATATCGAAGCCGGCATTTACGCCGGATCAGTGTGCCCCGATGTTCTTCAAGGCGAAACCGAGCTGGAACGAATCGCCCCGCTTTACGTCGCCCAGCGCCACATAGTCACGCCGCCAGGTGAGCGAAATCTGGATGCAGTCGTCCTCGTAAGCGGCGCCGACGCGGGTACGCAGCGGCTGAAAACCGTTCGAGCCGTTGTCGGGATCCTCTTTACGCGCCGTCATGTTGACGACTGCCGAGCCGAACAGCGACCAATACTTTGCGAAAGCGATGCGTCCTGCGGCCCGCAATTCCTCGCGGTCCTGGAGATCCTCGATTTCTTCGGAAATGTCGCGGTTCAGTTTGGTGTAGCCGACTTCCAGGTAGGAGCGGGTATTGCCGATGACCGCGTCGAATTCGTTGCGGCGCACCGCCAGGGTATCCTTGTCGACGCGGAAGCGGTGCACGAAATTAATGGCGTCGCGGTAGCGGATCTCGGTGCGGCCGACGATGTCAGAGGTCTTGTTGGCAAGGCCGGTGCCGTCGGGCAGCACGGTCGCACGGTTGGACAGGCGGACCGACTGGCCAACGGTCGTCTTGATCCGCCAACGTGGGCGTTCGAATTGCCAGTCGAAGCCGTAAGTGAAGCGCACGCCGTCCTCGATCCGGTCGTAGCCGGGGAAGCGGTTGAGCGCGAAGAGGTTGCCGGTGTCCAGTTCGATCGCGCGCGAATCCTCGTTGGGAATCGCGAGGTTCTTGATCTTCGGGCTGGCAACGACCTGGAAACGCGGGGTCAGCACTTGGGTGCCGCCGAAGACCTGGCCCACGAACGGCCATTTTACGTCCAGGGCAGCGGTGGCGATGCCGCGTCCCTGCCATCCTTCCGTGCCCCGGTAGAGCGCGGTGTCGGTCTTGAGATTCTCGTCCGAATGATAGACGTCGCCGCGCACGAGGCCGGTCAGCGTCACTTCCTGGCCCATGCCGGTCAGCTTGCGCAGCGACCATTGCCCGCTGGCGAAGGCGCGCTGGGTATCCTGCCCATCGGACCGCATGATGCCCAGCGTATTGGCCTGAAGTTCGAATTTGCCGCCCAGCAGGGGGTCGTCGATGCGGCGGCGATAATCGATCACCGGCAGGGCGACGGGGATCTGCCCCTGCACACGGTCCGACTGCATGGTCTGCGTGGTGTAGCCGGCGAAGGAGAAGTAGCTGTCGTCGTCGATCCGCTCCACCTCGATGGCCGAGCGCAGGCGATCGTCGCGGCTAAGATCGTAGCGGCGCAGGAACGTGCGGTCGGTGGCACGCCGGATCGAGCCGGTCACGCTCCAGTTGTCGTCAAGCTGCAGGCGGCCGTTGGCGAAGATGTAGCCGCGAAATGCACGCTTGCCGTCGGGGCTGGTGATGTCCGAGCCGCCGGCGATGGGAATCCTGCTGCTGGACGTCGCGTAGCCGGTGATCTGGTACGCGCTGCGATCGGTGAGCGCCCGGTATTGCACCGAGGCCATAGGCGCGGCCCCCGTAAAGGCCGAAAGAGTGCCGGTAAGGTCGCGGTTTTCGGCGATCTTCCAGAAATAGGACTGTGCGAGTTCGAAG
The DNA window shown above is from Novosphingobium sp. P6W and carries:
- the secF gene encoding protein translocase subunit SecF, with amino-acid sequence MKLLKLIPDHTNIHFLKWRIPFYVVSFLLIAASIGLVATKGLNLGVDFVGGQVIRVTFEGSTDAPVAQLREEVDKLGYGEPIIQRFGQANEISIRMKLPVGTDKNPKLASAMANTIKADIVKNHPGAKIGSVDSVSGKVSGELGRSAMLALGLAAIAVAIYIWVRFEWQFGVGALFSLIHDVTLTMGMFALTQMEFDLNIVAALLTLIGYSLNDTIVVYDRIRENLKKYRKMPMPELLDLSVNETLARTIVTSLSMLITLLALLLLGPDVIFGFTAAIVLGIFVGTYSSIYMAAPILIWLGVKPDSFVTTESAIDRQDRLAREAGAPKRG
- the rsmA gene encoding 16S rRNA (adenine(1518)-N(6)/adenine(1519)-N(6))-dimethyltransferase RsmA; amino-acid sequence: MTTVPTPSLPPLREVIARHGLSASKALGQNFLLDENLLDRIAAIPSSLGDQHVLEVGPGPGGLTRALLRAGASVTAVEMDPRCLPALAEVEAAFPGKLKVIEGDALKITPASLFDGPYHIVANLPYNVGTALFIGWLSGETWPPQWASLTLMFQEEVARRIIAEPDTSAYGRLAVLAQWRSTAKLAMKVHRSAFTPAPKVMSAIVHVTPAEAPEGVSMRVLERVTEAAFGQRRKMLRQSLKGVPGALEALESLGIDAQRRAETLSVAEFVSVAKVLTKPKS
- the pdxA gene encoding 4-hydroxythreonine-4-phosphate dehydrogenase PdxA, with translation MTPGKTGAAPHTILPLAVSLGDPAGIAPEVIVTAWVRREEQELVPFFVVGGAAVLRAAAATLGLDLAIAPIAHPQDALATFAAALPVLGDEDCAPSFGEPTVDGARLALHSLTRATQLALSGEAGAVVTGPIAKSRLAAVGFTQPGQTEFLADACGVPHEDAVMMLAGPSLRTVPLTVHEALSAVPGLVTRELIERKARIVALALARDFGLAAPRIAITGLNPHAGEDGRMGTEDRDVIAPAIAALRSEGLTVTGPHPADALFAAHERTRYDVALCMYHDQALIPIKTLDFDKGVNVTLGLPIVRTSPDHGTAFAIAGKHQASAGAMIAAIRMAGECAARRSL
- a CDS encoding peptidylprolyl isomerase, whose product is MIRLRPVEDGIEITVQAVNTLSQTRRSRFIRRAFVSVGSLAALASALGAGMVQAQSAPQGEIVIPDDVKIFGNDNPNLRRATAVVNGDVITGTDVDQRLALIVAANQGKIDDEEMKRLRLQILRNLIDETLQIQEAKAADVSVADAQIDQSYARVAQQNFNQNVGAMDAYLKRIGSSPESLKRQIRGELSWQNLLQRNVQPFINVSDDEVNENLSRLKAAKGTEEYRLGEIYMSAAPDARQQVYENATKIVQQLRSGGSFVAYARQYSEATTASVGGDLGWVRLAQLPSELQVVARDLETGQLVGPVEVPGGFDILYLIDKRQVLTADPRDAVLSLKQISLPFPKGVSEAEAGKRAESFAAGIKAAKGCGDVDKVATGLGAQVVTNDQVKARDLPAQIQTSILQLSPGETLPPFGSLDEGIRILMLCGRDDPQVNDGPSFEQLQAQLEDDRVNKRAQTYLRDLRRDAIIEYN
- a CDS encoding LPS-assembly protein LptD is translated as MLPPAQNPLQAPIRTKIRCLRPLSLRALALGIAAAPVFYAALPGAALAQDVSRQVDTGPMEGQPPAPPPATADAEPVAFEADDVQYEQNSELVTATGNVVLRRRDEKGQAQSVRSDKVTWDRKSGKILATGNVRLVDQDGNQLYTEQVELTDQLKTGMMENMLLVMREGGRMAALKGERIANGDVILNQAAYTGCDVTDDDGCPKKPTWRIVAKQVVYSEEQKRVRFKDARIELFGIIQLPLLGLTIGTDGGSVSGFLMPDIRSSPSNGFELAQSYFWKIAENRDLTGTLSAFTGAAPMASVQYRALTDRSAYQITGYATSSSRIPIAGGSDITSPDGKRAFRGYIFANGRLQLDDNWSVTGSIRRATDRTFLRRYDLSRDDRLRSAIEVERIDDDSYFSFAGYTTQTMQSDRVQGQIPVALPVIDYRRRIDDPLLGGKFELQANTLGIMRSDGQDTQRAFASGQWSLRKLTGMGQEVTLTGLVRGDVYHSDENLKTDTALYRGTEGWQGRGIATAALDVKWPFVGQVFGGTQVLTPRFQVVASPKIKNLAIPNEDSRAIELDTGNLFALNRFPGYDRIEDGVRFTYGFDWQFERPRWRIKTTVGQSVRLSNRATVLPDGTGLANKTSDIVGRTEIRYRDAINFVHRFRVDKDTLAVRRNEFDAVIGNTRSYLEVGYTKLNRDISEEIEDLQDREELRAAGRIAFAKYWSLFGSAVVNMTARKEDPDNGSNGFQPLRTRVGAAYEDDCIQISLTWRRDYVALGDVKRGDSFQLGFALKNIGAH